From Kitasatospora sp. MAP12-44:
GCCTACAACGACCAGGGCGTGAAGATCGAGAACAGCTGGGGCAGCGGCTGGGGTGACGGCGGCTTCGTCACGGTGCCGTGGAGCTTCTTCAGCACCGGCGACGTCGACGAGATCCACGCCGTGGGCGGACTCGTCCAGAACTGATCCACCCGGCCCCTCCCCGGCTGTGCTGCCGGGGAGGGGCCGGCCCGCTCCCACAACCACGTTCTCGTTCGGAGAGGAATCCTCATGTTCGAGACAAGCTCCGCCCGTCTGCTCGCGGTGGCCGCCGGCCTGGCCGTCGCGGTGCTCGCCGCGCCTGCGGCTGCCGCCGCCACCCCGGCCGACACCGCCACGTCCGGGATCTGGGCCGGCTACCAGGCCGGCGGCCCTCCCGGCAGCTTCACCTCCGTCTCCGCCTCCTGGATCCAGCCCGCCGTGACGTGCGGCTCGCAGGACACCTACGCCTCTTTCTGGGTGGGCCTGGACGGCTCCGGCCCGCTGGAGCAGACCGGCACCGAGGCGGACTGCCTCGACGGCCGGCCCGTCTACCGCGCGTGGTCGGAGGTGCTCCCGGCCGCCGAGACGCCGTACTCGGTGACCGTCCAGCCCGGCGACCACCTGACCGGCAGCGTGGTCGACAACGGTGACGGCACGTTCACCATGACCGTGGCGGACAGCACCCAGAACTGGACGCAGAGCACCGTCCAGCAGGGGTCCGCAGGATCGCAGGACAGCACCGCCGAGGTCGTCGCCGAGGCACCCCAGCTCGGTGGCCGGCGGGCGAGGCTGTCCGACTTCGGGACGGTGAACTTCACCGGCGCCACGGCCAACGGCTCCCCGCTCGGCGGTTACTCGCCTCTCCAGGTCGTGATGGGCGACGGGGACGGAGGTACCGTGCTGGCACAGCCAGGCCCGATCTCCGCCGGGGACTTCGCCGTCACCTGGGAGAACGGCGGCTGACGCGCCGTCGGCCTCGCTCACGGCGCTCCGAGCGCGACGGTGACACCCGTGTCGCACAGGGCTCTTCTGGGGACGCCGAGTTTCTTCAAGGTGTCGGCGACGTGGTGCTCTGCGGTGCGCGGTGACACGCACAGGGCCTGGGCGATGTCCAGGTTGCTGGCGCCGTCGGCGAGGAGCAGTGCGACCTGCAGCTGTCGAGGGGAGAGCTGCCGGTCGCAGCCGCGTCGCCCGCGCGGGCGGGGGAGTGCCAGGCCCAGGTCGCGCAGGGTCCGCTGGCAGCGGGAGGCAT
This genomic window contains:
- a CDS encoding G1 family glutamic endopeptidase yields the protein MFETSSARLLAVAAGLAVAVLAAPAAAAATPADTATSGIWAGYQAGGPPGSFTSVSASWIQPAVTCGSQDTYASFWVGLDGSGPLEQTGTEADCLDGRPVYRAWSEVLPAAETPYSVTVQPGDHLTGSVVDNGDGTFTMTVADSTQNWTQSTVQQGSAGSQDSTAEVVAEAPQLGGRRARLSDFGTVNFTGATANGSPLGGYSPLQVVMGDGDGGTVLAQPGPISAGDFAVTWENGG